In Nitrospira sp. CR1.1, a single genomic region encodes these proteins:
- a CDS encoding AAA family ATPase → MNTRTLSPEDYWRAVVSRKWLVISAILVSLSIAGAVCALMPKMYQSATKMWFEGAKIEESIVSGPNPAGIYSPTLDDRVMEVRQFVMGRKTLGQIAGEFGLFGYEKDHPEGAESENAVRAMRGSIKVEPTKDKLFITLSFSNEDPIIARDVTSRLSDLFIEETLKDRERGVEAAEDFLGLELKHAKSELEAKEKVISEFKQLHLGELPQQIDANLRKLDRLQEDMRSQSEQSQSLASRLVQIDKSIKDYEETGEIGSDSPAGGASKRNKDPRLGRIKELERRLVELSSMYKETYPDLVQVKEEIRKLKEMTSAQYRDLLPESDEADEPSATKKSKRKAIDPYHAELLKQREDIVLELDAVKRRQAHISSEISQYERRVEHTPEREQKLKTLERDYENLQKNYQSLLDKKLSAGMQKSLAQGRKGAKFSIVDPAYTPVVPVVPNIPIIMAAGLVLGCALGFGGAVGLELMGRGFRSAEEVEVTLGLPVIASIPLYESAFGGSMQTVRALSGKNRASALLLPGNTQRSGDDTPMSGGLTAPSIRGRGQNGQLHSPTPGLELVSMWRPLSFVAEQYRVAATRLELMTGDRKSTAIVVTSAVMGEGKSSTALNLGYVLAKDLDRRTIVIDCDLKRPMQHIYAGVWQHPGLVEVLRGTKVVEDCVQRLGESGPWILPAGSVGDNPLALSKMHQLADLITDLKEKFDYVIIDAPPVLPLADMQVLASMGDLLAYVVKASMTGRDVVQKALKAIGDTTNVGVILNGLDAHTTPYYMQQEYYREAHHEQLK, encoded by the coding sequence ATGAACACGCGCACCTTATCTCCAGAGGATTATTGGCGAGCGGTTGTCAGTCGGAAGTGGCTGGTAATTTCCGCGATTTTGGTATCGCTGAGTATCGCTGGCGCGGTGTGCGCGCTCATGCCAAAGATGTATCAGTCGGCAACAAAGATGTGGTTTGAAGGTGCAAAGATCGAGGAGTCAATAGTGAGTGGGCCCAATCCTGCCGGAATATATTCCCCCACTCTCGATGACCGCGTTATGGAAGTGCGGCAGTTTGTGATGGGGCGAAAGACGCTCGGACAAATTGCTGGAGAATTCGGCCTGTTCGGGTATGAAAAAGATCATCCTGAGGGGGCAGAGTCAGAAAATGCGGTTCGAGCGATGCGCGGATCTATCAAGGTTGAGCCTACTAAAGACAAGCTGTTCATCACTCTCTCGTTTTCCAATGAAGATCCAATCATTGCTAGGGATGTAACGTCACGACTCAGCGATCTTTTCATCGAAGAAACGCTCAAGGACCGGGAGCGAGGAGTGGAGGCGGCAGAGGATTTTCTCGGGCTTGAGTTGAAACACGCGAAATCTGAGCTTGAGGCGAAGGAAAAGGTCATTTCAGAGTTCAAGCAACTACATCTTGGCGAACTTCCTCAACAAATAGATGCCAACCTCCGTAAATTAGACCGGCTGCAGGAAGATATGCGGTCGCAAAGTGAGCAGTCACAGAGCTTGGCGAGTCGCTTAGTACAGATTGACAAATCGATTAAAGATTATGAGGAGACGGGGGAAATAGGCAGTGATTCTCCTGCTGGAGGGGCAAGCAAGCGGAATAAAGATCCGCGGTTGGGTAGGATCAAGGAATTGGAGCGGCGGCTAGTCGAACTCTCATCAATGTATAAAGAGACATATCCTGATCTCGTACAAGTTAAGGAGGAGATCAGGAAGCTCAAGGAGATGACGTCTGCTCAATATCGTGATCTGTTGCCTGAGAGTGACGAAGCGGATGAGCCAAGTGCGACTAAAAAATCCAAGCGAAAGGCGATTGATCCGTACCATGCCGAACTGTTGAAGCAGAGAGAGGATATTGTGCTTGAATTGGATGCGGTCAAGCGCCGCCAAGCTCATATCTCAAGTGAAATTTCTCAGTATGAGCGGAGAGTGGAGCATACCCCTGAGCGGGAGCAGAAGCTGAAGACCCTTGAGCGAGACTACGAAAATCTTCAGAAAAACTATCAATCACTCCTAGACAAAAAACTCAGTGCGGGGATGCAGAAGAGCTTAGCGCAGGGACGTAAGGGGGCTAAGTTCAGCATCGTGGATCCTGCCTATACCCCTGTTGTGCCTGTTGTCCCTAACATTCCAATAATTATGGCCGCGGGACTGGTCTTGGGCTGTGCCTTAGGATTCGGAGGAGCGGTAGGTCTAGAACTCATGGGGCGAGGATTCCGATCTGCTGAGGAAGTAGAGGTTACCTTGGGGCTGCCCGTAATCGCATCTATCCCTCTCTATGAAAGCGCCTTTGGGGGATCAATGCAAACTGTTCGAGCGCTCTCTGGAAAAAACCGTGCGTCGGCATTGTTACTGCCTGGTAATACCCAGAGAAGCGGCGACGATACTCCGATGTCAGGGGGCCTTACGGCTCCAAGCATTCGAGGTAGGGGGCAAAATGGGCAATTACATAGTCCAACTCCAGGGCTGGAATTGGTCTCAATGTGGCGCCCACTTTCCTTCGTGGCTGAGCAGTATCGTGTGGCGGCAACCCGTCTTGAGTTAATGACGGGAGACCGAAAAAGCACCGCCATTGTTGTAACGAGTGCAGTAATGGGAGAGGGAAAGTCGTCCACAGCGCTTAATTTGGGCTATGTCTTGGCCAAAGATCTCGACCGCCGAACCATCGTGATCGATTGTGACCTCAAACGGCCGATGCAGCATATTTACGCAGGAGTTTGGCAGCATCCGGGTTTGGTGGAAGTGTTACGTGGCACGAAAGTCGTTGAGGATTGTGTTCAACGATTGGGTGAGTCGGGCCCGTGGATTCTTCCCGCGGGGTCGGTTGGAGATAATCCGCTCGCGCTTTCAAAGATGCACCAGCTGGCGGATTTAATTACTGATCTTAAAGAGAAGTTTGACTATGTCATCATTGACGCACCGCCCGTACTGCCGCTTGCAGATATGCAAGTTCTCGCGAGCATGGGCGATCTTCTCGCTTATGTTGTGAAGGCAAGCATGACCGGGCGTGATGTAGTGCAGAAAGCACTGAAAGCCATCGGTGACACCACGAATGTTGGGGTTATATTAAATGGGTTAGACGCCCACACGACTCCTTACTATATGCAACAGGAGTATTATCGCGAAGCGCATCATGAACAGCTCAAGTAA
- a CDS encoding TIGR03013 family PEP-CTERM/XrtA system glycosyltransferase → MNSSSKSEEEISLEPLATHRPIVSVSVSFPKFTRRVLILGVGPLARDLCQTLLSKRTGFTEVVGFLDKDASRVGERLVNPSIIGTYDQLFEIAERYQVHTVAVCLEDRRAVLPVQTLLDMKAMGRDVVDGHYLYEEESGRLSIDHLKPSALIFSTGFRRRLVTMLLKRALDVVVAIIGMIALLPLVVVLAVLIKLDSSGPVFYRQMRVGLRGRPYMIWKFRSMRQDAEQSGARWASSEDPRVSRVGRWIRKWRLDELPQLINVMKGEMSLVGPRPERPVFVQELRNTIPYYDLRHTVRPGITGWAQTRFRYGASKEDSHVKLQYDLFYVKNLSLALDLRIVIHTVKVMLMGEGAR, encoded by the coding sequence ATGAACAGCTCAAGTAAGTCCGAAGAAGAGATTAGCCTAGAGCCCTTGGCTACCCACCGGCCAATTGTTTCCGTGTCAGTCAGCTTTCCAAAGTTCACACGTCGTGTGTTGATCCTTGGGGTCGGGCCCCTCGCCAGAGACCTTTGCCAGACATTACTGTCAAAGCGTACCGGCTTCACCGAAGTAGTAGGATTTCTTGATAAGGATGCCAGTCGTGTCGGTGAGCGATTGGTGAATCCAAGCATAATCGGTACCTACGATCAATTATTTGAGATTGCGGAACGGTATCAGGTTCATACTGTTGCAGTCTGTCTAGAAGATCGTCGTGCGGTGTTACCGGTTCAAACACTGCTAGATATGAAGGCGATGGGCCGTGATGTGGTCGATGGCCATTACCTGTACGAGGAGGAATCCGGACGTCTTTCGATCGACCATCTAAAGCCCAGCGCTCTTATTTTCTCAACCGGCTTTCGACGTCGATTGGTCACCATGCTTTTAAAGCGAGCTCTCGATGTTGTGGTTGCAATCATTGGGATGATCGCGCTGTTGCCGCTTGTAGTGGTTCTGGCAGTGCTTATCAAGCTGGATTCATCTGGCCCTGTTTTTTATAGACAAATGCGAGTTGGGTTGCGGGGCCGTCCGTATATGATTTGGAAATTCAGGTCGATGCGCCAAGATGCTGAACAAAGCGGGGCACGATGGGCATCGAGTGAAGATCCACGCGTGTCGAGGGTAGGTCGTTGGATTCGAAAGTGGAGACTGGACGAACTCCCTCAGTTGATCAATGTTATGAAGGGGGAGATGAGTTTGGTTGGCCCAAGGCCTGAGCGGCCGGTATTTGTCCAGGAATTAAGAAATACCATACCGTATTATGATTTGAGGCATACCGTTCGTCCGGGAATTACCGGTTGGGCGCAAACACGTTTTCGTTACGGAGCGTCGAAAGAGGACTCACACGTCAAACTTCAATATGATCTTTTTTACGTAAAGAACTTGTCACTGGCTTTGGATCTGCGCATTGTTATTCATACAGTCAAGGTCATGTTGATGGGTGAGGGGGCGCGGTAG